A genome region from Myroides fluvii includes the following:
- the porU gene encoding type IX secretion system sortase PorU, producing the protein MKIIINTLLILTCFTLFSQSRRLELKWENKQVEQALSLDDFDVAKIDKNLTFENVNNKLIYSVLETNIPPGFKNNVRILQVTYEDLDANLVSEAKKKLYQEELNMQIKTANVNHIAQSYVYFSPILYSNGVLKRVKSISYVVENQSSLPIQKQSDRNSGRNFISNTVLKQGSWFKFGVTKTGIYKLDRSFLNQLGVPQTIDPRTIQIYGTGGKMLPLLNQANYPTDLQENSIYVHGEAKGTFNAEDYILFYAVGVDQWNEESLTYKNLYVDEGVYFLTYGQQQGLRISNFVEPSASEVTTITTFDGRVFHEQELVNIGKLGRKWFGEEFGIVNNRSFSLELLHLKASEPVTFGVNTASSSYGNTSFSYSINNRFVGAVSFFPIRSATTKGYESFFEKEEYFNTPAVEVTLTYQNGGVPNSKGYLDYIEFLYTGNLIGGSKQYRFSNKNARTTTGIIRWSLSNTNQVHRIWNVADVSAISTLAVGNQSQFSFKTHGGAEQLFQVEIPTDYYAPTLLLNNRVRNQDLKGTVQAQGLVDYLIITNEAFASAAQQLAQFHRQNNSLNPLVVTVEQIYNEFSSGQQDGVAIRNFVRYVYENMQQKGGALKYLNLFGTGSYDYKQRIEQNANIVPLHYGMSKLKKAQNSNSNFSMYTTFMSDDFYGLLDEGEGDMYNLVFGIDVTVGRMLAKNAEEANQAVQKIIAYHGEQARGRWKNNLVAMADDVDKSSDYVLQEETDTIVTRILSHNPFFNAKKIYLDAYVQETSAGGNRYPQARLDFLDAIEKGALFVNYLGHGGEDGLAQERVFTLEDARKLTNENKYPVFSIITCEFSRFDDPNYTSGGEVLFNNSKGGAIALIGTTREIGIDIGRLLNRTFTDLFFENATTYTMADALRHTKNTYTNRDKNVVSYIGDPALKIALPHLKVVLSQVNDEEVTQTVNNPVKALDYVKMKGEIQDESNQLIQSFTGNLAVEIYDKYLDKKTLGNDNVINNGVPWVMDYQTLGEVVFRGNASVKKGAFSFDFIMPKDIRLNEGKGKVSFYSSNQQIEYTGNNDDLVIGGLNENAPTDITPPIARLYLDNESFVSGGATSNNPVFLAFVEDESGINTASGIGHDIVIVVDDKDDQAVVLNDYYETELDNFRKGKVTYQLNELEPGMHTIQFKVWDVYNNLSTTEIQFLVKQDEALKIEKVLNYPNPFVNYTEFWFTHNRPLEPLDVQVQIMTITGRIVKTMNQQITTEGNLSREIQWDGRDDFGDRIGKGVYIYRLTVRSSQTGKKVEKIEKLVIL; encoded by the coding sequence AAGTTAATTTATTCTGTTTTGGAAACAAATATTCCGCCTGGTTTTAAAAATAATGTACGAATTCTTCAAGTTACTTACGAAGATTTAGATGCAAATTTGGTATCTGAGGCTAAGAAAAAGTTGTATCAAGAGGAATTAAATATGCAAATAAAAACGGCAAATGTCAATCATATTGCTCAAAGTTACGTGTATTTTTCACCAATTCTTTACTCAAATGGGGTGTTAAAGCGCGTAAAAAGCATCTCTTATGTTGTGGAAAATCAATCTTCCCTACCAATACAAAAGCAAAGTGACAGGAATAGTGGCAGGAATTTTATATCAAATACTGTGCTTAAGCAAGGAAGTTGGTTCAAATTCGGGGTCACTAAAACCGGAATTTACAAGTTAGATAGAAGTTTTCTCAATCAATTAGGAGTGCCTCAAACTATAGATCCACGTACAATTCAGATCTATGGAACAGGTGGAAAAATGCTGCCTTTGCTTAATCAAGCGAATTATCCCACTGATTTACAAGAAAACAGTATATATGTGCATGGTGAAGCTAAAGGGACGTTTAATGCTGAGGATTACATCTTGTTTTATGCTGTAGGAGTTGATCAGTGGAATGAAGAAAGTTTAACCTATAAGAATTTATATGTTGATGAAGGCGTGTATTTTTTGACTTATGGACAACAACAAGGGCTGAGAATTTCCAATTTTGTTGAACCTTCCGCTAGTGAAGTCACTACAATAACGACATTTGATGGACGGGTCTTTCACGAACAAGAACTTGTAAACATCGGTAAGCTTGGTAGAAAATGGTTCGGAGAAGAGTTTGGGATTGTTAATAATCGCAGTTTTTCATTGGAATTATTGCATTTAAAAGCAAGTGAACCCGTTACTTTTGGTGTGAATACAGCTTCGAGTTCGTATGGAAATACGTCTTTTTCTTATTCAATTAACAATCGATTTGTCGGAGCTGTTTCTTTTTTTCCAATTCGAAGTGCTACAACAAAAGGATATGAAAGTTTTTTTGAAAAAGAGGAGTATTTTAATACGCCAGCTGTTGAGGTGACACTTACATATCAAAATGGAGGCGTACCTAATTCGAAAGGATATTTGGATTATATTGAGTTTTTGTACACCGGAAACTTGATCGGAGGATCAAAGCAGTATCGTTTCTCTAATAAGAATGCAAGAACAACAACGGGGATTATTCGCTGGAGTTTGTCGAATACGAATCAAGTACATCGCATTTGGAATGTCGCGGATGTATCCGCCATTAGCACACTCGCTGTTGGAAATCAGAGTCAGTTTAGTTTTAAAACACATGGAGGAGCGGAACAGTTGTTTCAAGTAGAAATTCCAACAGATTATTATGCGCCAACTCTATTGCTGAACAATCGCGTTCGCAATCAAGACCTTAAAGGAACCGTTCAGGCGCAAGGCCTGGTGGATTACCTTATTATTACCAATGAAGCTTTTGCATCTGCAGCGCAACAATTGGCACAATTTCATCGTCAAAATAACAGTCTAAATCCCCTGGTCGTTACTGTAGAGCAGATTTATAATGAGTTTTCATCAGGACAACAAGACGGTGTGGCGATTCGCAATTTTGTTCGTTATGTATATGAGAACATGCAACAAAAGGGAGGAGCCTTGAAATACCTCAATTTATTTGGTACTGGATCGTACGATTATAAACAGAGAATTGAGCAAAACGCCAATATTGTTCCCTTGCATTACGGAATGAGTAAATTGAAAAAAGCGCAAAACAGCAACTCTAACTTCTCCATGTATACTACTTTTATGTCGGATGATTTTTATGGATTGCTCGATGAAGGAGAGGGGGATATGTACAATTTGGTTTTTGGAATTGACGTTACCGTTGGAAGGATGCTAGCGAAGAACGCAGAAGAAGCCAACCAAGCTGTGCAGAAGATTATAGCTTATCATGGAGAACAAGCAAGAGGACGTTGGAAAAATAACCTCGTTGCCATGGCAGATGACGTGGATAAGTCATCTGATTATGTGTTACAAGAGGAGACGGATACTATTGTTACTCGTATATTATCGCATAATCCATTTTTTAATGCAAAGAAAATTTATTTAGACGCTTATGTTCAAGAAACTTCTGCGGGAGGAAATCGCTATCCACAGGCGCGTTTAGATTTCTTAGATGCTATTGAAAAGGGAGCTTTGTTTGTCAATTATTTAGGACATGGAGGAGAAGATGGGCTAGCGCAAGAGCGTGTTTTTACCCTTGAAGATGCTCGAAAATTAACCAATGAGAATAAATACCCTGTCTTTTCTATTATAACGTGTGAGTTTAGTCGATTTGACGATCCAAACTACACTAGTGGAGGGGAAGTGTTGTTTAATAATAGTAAAGGAGGTGCAATTGCTTTAATTGGGACTACAAGAGAAATTGGAATTGATATTGGACGCTTGTTGAATCGAACGTTTACGGATTTGTTTTTTGAAAACGCAACCACTTATACCATGGCGGATGCATTAAGACACACAAAGAATACCTATACCAATAGAGATAAAAATGTCGTTTCTTATATTGGTGACCCTGCATTGAAAATTGCTTTGCCCCATTTAAAAGTAGTGTTGTCTCAAGTTAATGATGAGGAGGTGACACAAACGGTTAACAATCCAGTAAAGGCGTTGGATTACGTAAAAATGAAGGGAGAAATACAAGACGAGAGCAATCAGTTAATTCAATCTTTTACAGGGAATTTAGCGGTGGAAATTTACGATAAGTACTTGGATAAGAAAACACTAGGAAATGATAATGTCATAAATAATGGTGTGCCTTGGGTGATGGATTATCAAACACTAGGCGAGGTGGTTTTCAGAGGAAATGCCAGTGTGAAAAAGGGGGCTTTTTCTTTTGATTTTATTATGCCAAAGGATATTCGACTCAATGAAGGAAAAGGAAAAGTGAGTTTTTATTCTTCCAATCAACAGATAGAATATACAGGAAATAACGATGATTTGGTTATTGGAGGACTGAATGAAAATGCACCAACAGATATCACACCTCCAATAGCGAGACTCTACCTGGATAATGAATCTTTTGTATCTGGAGGTGCAACAAGCAATAATCCTGTATTTCTTGCGTTTGTTGAAGATGAAAGTGGAATTAACACGGCGAGTGGAATTGGGCATGATATTGTTATTGTCGTTGATGATAAGGACGATCAAGCAGTTGTTCTAAACGATTATTATGAAACGGAGTTGGATAATTTTAGGAAGGGAAAAGTGACCTATCAACTAAATGAGTTGGAACCTGGTATGCACACGATTCAATTTAAAGTGTGGGATGTATACAACAACTTATCCACCACTGAAATCCAATTCTTGGTGAAACAAGATGAAGCGTTGAAAATCGAAAAAGTTTTGAATTACCCGAACCCTTTTGTTAATTATACTGAATTTTGGTTTACGCATAATCGACCGTTGGAGCCTTTGGATGTTCAGGTGCAGATTATGACTATTACGGGGAGAATTGTAAAAACAATGAACCAACAAATTACAACGGAAGGAAATTTGAGCCGTGAGATACAATGGGATGGGCGTGATGATTTTGGCGATCGAATAGGAAAAGGAGTCTATATTTATCGCCTAACGGTGCGTTCATCACAGACGGGAAAAAAAGTCGAAAAAATAGAAAAATTAGTTATACTTTAG
- the porV gene encoding type IX secretion system outer membrane channel protein PorV, whose amino-acid sequence MKNFTALVLSIFGGSALYAQTDMHPITTGVPFLTIAADARSAALGDMGVATTADAFSQQHNASKYAFATKDQGFALSYTPYMSKISSGMSLAQVNYFNKYNERSAFSVGFRYFGMGEVTYREDYNSMGATYKPSEFAIDASYALKLSEKFGMAVTGRFINSNLKLPDTGDGDASSASTFAVDISGFYQSDRMSFSDFDGRWRLGFNLQNLGPKMSYSDKPIGDFLPANLKLGAGFDFILDDYNTLTITTEFNKLLVPTPPADITDPEEMRKYNDIGWFKGVFKSFGDAPGGFSEEMKEVAWAMGAEYWYDNTFAFRAGYFNENKNKGARQYATLGAGFRYSMITVDLSYLFSTSKINNPLENTLRFSLTFDLGRKTYSKG is encoded by the coding sequence ATGAAAAATTTCACAGCATTAGTTTTATCTATATTTGGAGGATCTGCCTTGTATGCACAGACAGATATGCATCCCATTACAACCGGAGTTCCGTTTTTAACTATTGCAGCTGATGCGAGATCAGCGGCTTTGGGAGATATGGGGGTTGCAACTACAGCAGATGCTTTTTCACAACAACACAATGCTTCAAAATACGCTTTCGCTACTAAAGACCAAGGTTTTGCTTTGAGTTATACGCCCTATATGTCCAAAATATCTAGCGGAATGTCACTTGCTCAAGTAAACTATTTCAATAAATACAACGAGCGAAGTGCATTTTCAGTAGGGTTTCGCTATTTTGGAATGGGAGAAGTGACCTATAGAGAGGATTACAATAGTATGGGAGCAACCTATAAGCCGAGTGAGTTTGCTATTGATGCCTCTTATGCATTGAAATTAAGTGAGAAGTTTGGTATGGCCGTTACAGGGCGTTTCATCAATTCCAATCTTAAACTACCTGATACGGGAGATGGGGATGCATCAAGTGCAAGTACATTTGCTGTTGATATTTCTGGGTTCTATCAATCGGACCGCATGTCTTTTTCTGATTTTGATGGGCGTTGGAGATTAGGTTTTAACTTACAAAATTTAGGTCCTAAAATGAGCTATAGCGATAAGCCAATAGGTGATTTCTTGCCGGCAAATTTAAAATTAGGTGCTGGTTTTGATTTTATTTTGGATGATTACAATACGCTGACTATAACGACTGAGTTTAATAAATTGTTAGTGCCTACTCCTCCCGCAGATATCACGGATCCAGAAGAAATGCGCAAGTACAACGATATTGGTTGGTTTAAGGGCGTATTTAAATCTTTTGGTGATGCGCCAGGAGGATTTAGTGAAGAAATGAAAGAAGTAGCTTGGGCTATGGGAGCTGAGTATTGGTATGACAATACATTTGCCTTTCGCGCAGGTTATTTCAATGAAAATAAGAATAAAGGAGCAAGACAATATGCAACCCTAGGAGCAGGATTTAGATACAGTATGATTACAGTAGATTTATCTTATCTGTTCTCTACATCAAAAATCAACAATCCTTTAGAGAATACACTTCGTTTTTCTTTGACATTTGATTTAGGAAGAAAGACTTATTCAAAAGGATAA
- a CDS encoding cytidine deaminase, with translation MKKVEVVTTFIEYESIRELAQQDQELMEQAIAVRKNAYAPYSQFRVGAALLLEDGTFVLGSNQENAAFPSGLCAERTAIFQAGALHPNKRILKIAISASSDLKVTNHPIPPCGACRQSILEYEVKQAQPIEMFFMGAEGMVCYSPSLLNLLPFHFDAKSM, from the coding sequence ATGAAAAAAGTAGAAGTAGTAACGACATTTATCGAATATGAATCGATTCGCGAATTAGCGCAGCAAGATCAAGAATTGATGGAACAGGCGATTGCTGTTCGAAAAAATGCATACGCGCCTTATTCACAATTTCGAGTAGGTGCAGCTTTACTTTTAGAAGATGGTACTTTTGTACTTGGATCCAATCAAGAGAATGCTGCATTTCCGTCGGGATTATGTGCAGAACGCACGGCTATTTTCCAAGCAGGAGCTTTGCACCCGAACAAGCGAATTTTAAAAATCGCTATTTCAGCATCCTCGGATTTGAAAGTAACCAATCATCCTATTCCTCCTTGTGGAGCATGTAGACAAAGTATATTAGAATATGAAGTGAAACAAGCACAACCCATTGAAATGTTCTTTATGGGAGCTGAAGGAATGGTGTGTTATTCGCCTTCTCTTTTAAACCTCTTGCCTTTTCACTTTGATGCGAAATCGATGTAA
- a CDS encoding hemolysin family protein produces MDTYPQIITILANVNIVPEEISVGKLLLTLFLVFLNGFFVAAEFAIVKVRTSQIEVHQELNSKVAGVAKNIVANLDAYLAATQLGITLASLGLGWVGESSLTPVIMKVFELFGMTGPEWYSVAKSVSFPIAFAIITILHIVFGELAPKSIAIHFPTKTTFSIALPLRVFYFVFKPIIWMMNGLANGILRMFGITPVHGSDIHTEEELKMIITESQAGGAIEETERLLIQNVFDFDDRRVNNIQTLRKNVSAIEINTSVKEAIDYAITEGYSRFPVYDDSLDDIKGVIYTKDLMKAMIKEKEDVSLGSLMREPIYISENTLIKNVLKQFQAKHLQMAIATNEVGEFTGIVTMEDILEELVGEIQDEYDNEEPIVVSIDEGVYMVDAHSNISDINRWLPFKFEESEHYDTLAGLISEVCPDQELKEGDIVDLDHYTGEVMNMYRNSVEKLKLSLKQEHINDIAQS; encoded by the coding sequence ATGGACACATACCCCCAGATCATCACAATATTAGCTAACGTTAATATTGTTCCCGAAGAAATTTCAGTAGGTAAGTTATTGCTTACGTTATTCTTAGTATTCCTAAATGGATTTTTCGTTGCAGCGGAGTTTGCAATTGTAAAAGTAAGAACCTCTCAGATTGAAGTACATCAAGAATTAAACTCTAAAGTAGCAGGTGTTGCTAAAAATATCGTTGCTAATCTAGATGCTTATTTAGCTGCTACTCAATTAGGAATTACTTTAGCTTCATTAGGATTAGGTTGGGTAGGAGAGAGTTCATTGACTCCCGTGATCATGAAGGTATTTGAGTTATTCGGCATGACTGGACCAGAATGGTATTCAGTAGCGAAGAGTGTGTCATTCCCAATTGCCTTTGCTATTATCACAATTTTGCATATTGTATTTGGTGAATTAGCACCAAAATCTATTGCCATTCATTTCCCTACAAAAACAACATTCTCTATAGCCTTGCCTTTGCGCGTATTCTACTTTGTTTTTAAACCAATTATTTGGATGATGAACGGGTTGGCAAATGGTATTTTACGCATGTTTGGTATTACACCTGTACATGGTTCGGATATACACACTGAGGAGGAGTTGAAAATGATTATCACCGAAAGTCAAGCAGGTGGTGCAATTGAAGAAACAGAACGCCTTTTGATTCAAAATGTTTTTGATTTTGACGATAGACGCGTAAACAATATTCAAACGCTGCGTAAAAATGTTTCTGCGATTGAAATCAATACAAGCGTAAAAGAAGCGATTGATTATGCCATTACAGAAGGTTATTCGCGTTTTCCAGTGTACGATGACTCCCTAGACGATATCAAAGGAGTAATTTATACCAAAGACTTGATGAAGGCGATGATTAAAGAGAAAGAAGATGTATCGCTAGGATCTTTAATGCGCGAGCCAATTTATATTTCAGAAAATACATTGATTAAAAATGTACTGAAACAGTTTCAGGCAAAACACTTACAAATGGCAATTGCGACTAATGAAGTAGGAGAGTTTACAGGAATTGTTACTATGGAGGATATTCTAGAAGAGTTGGTTGGTGAAATTCAAGATGAGTACGATAATGAAGAGCCTATTGTTGTATCGATAGACGAAGGCGTATACATGGTAGATGCTCACTCGAATATTTCAGATATTAACCGTTGGTTGCCTTTTAAATTTGAAGAAAGCGAACACTACGACACTTTAGCAGGATTGATTAGTGAAGTTTGTCCGGATCAAGAACTAAAAGAAGGAGATATAGTAGATTTAGACCACTACACAGGTGAAGTGATGAATATGTACCGAAACTCTGTAGAAAAGTTGAAATTATCCTTGAAACAAGAGCATATAAACGATATAGCACAGAGCTAA
- a CDS encoding GNAT family N-acetyltransferase, with translation MRYQAIYQNIDVTTYCQLRVHSGLSPKTEIAATIGLQNSLCCVAILDRENNNEVIGMGRLVGDGACHCQVVDICVLPAHQKRGLGKLILSKLDEYIQANIPSSCYVNLIADGEAYRLYEQYGFKEVWPASRGMGYTKK, from the coding sequence ATGAGATACCAAGCAATATATCAAAACATAGACGTAACGACGTATTGTCAATTGCGCGTCCATTCTGGATTATCGCCTAAAACGGAAATAGCAGCAACGATAGGATTACAAAATTCACTGTGTTGTGTCGCGATTTTAGATCGGGAGAACAACAATGAAGTAATCGGAATGGGCAGATTAGTTGGGGATGGCGCTTGCCATTGTCAGGTTGTGGATATTTGTGTTTTACCCGCTCATCAAAAAAGAGGATTAGGCAAGTTAATTCTGAGTAAGTTAGACGAATATATTCAGGCGAATATACCGAGTTCTTGTTATGTCAATCTCATTGCAGATGGAGAGGCTTATCGCTTATACGAACAGTACGGCTTTAAAGAAGTATGGCCTGCATCAAGAGGAATGGGATATACGAAGAAATAG
- the bshC gene encoding bacillithiol biosynthesis cysteine-adding enzyme BshC produces the protein MTVPNITFQNAGYFSKLMVDYLNQAEKLKPLYQHFPTIANFKLQIEAKQQHFSLEKRSILYRALVEQYKNIPSSLATEQNLALLQEEHTFTITTGHQLNLFTGPLYFLYKIVSTINLTLELKQHYPAYNFVPVYWMATEDHDFEEINHFYFQDKKICWDQESKGPVGRLSTATLDKVFDVFKGQLNAGDHAKKLKTLFEESYLKHDNLADATRYLANALFESYGLVIVDGDDTSLKSLFAPAVQQELLQQNAIREVEKTYAILQDYFVQVTPRDINLFYIQDKLRERIIWEDNRYKINNTTLSFSREEILQELHNHPERFSPNVILRPLYQETILPNLCYIGGGGELAYWLQLKPVFDLHQVDFPMLLLRNSVLLATEKQVKKLDKLQLTWSEVFTPAATLLQQKSAELSDVTFDFETQRQILQAQFDQLRKIAQQTDASFIGAVNAQEKKQMKGLHNLEKRLQKAERKKNKEILDRIMAIQLELFPKHSLQERYYNFAQFYQEAGDELIEKLFQQLKPLEQKFDILIV, from the coding sequence ATGACGGTACCCAATATAACATTTCAAAACGCCGGTTATTTTTCTAAATTAATGGTCGACTACCTCAACCAAGCGGAAAAACTAAAACCACTTTATCAACATTTTCCTACTATAGCTAATTTCAAACTTCAAATAGAAGCTAAACAACAACATTTTTCGTTAGAAAAACGCTCCATTTTATACCGCGCACTCGTAGAGCAGTATAAAAACATTCCCTCCTCTTTAGCAACCGAGCAAAACCTAGCGCTGTTACAAGAGGAACATACATTTACTATTACAACAGGTCACCAATTGAATTTATTCACAGGACCGTTGTATTTTCTTTATAAAATTGTTTCTACGATTAATTTAACGCTAGAGTTAAAACAACACTATCCCGCATACAACTTTGTTCCTGTATATTGGATGGCTACAGAAGATCACGATTTTGAAGAAATCAATCACTTCTATTTTCAGGATAAAAAAATTTGTTGGGATCAAGAAAGCAAGGGGCCTGTAGGTAGATTGAGTACGGCTACTTTAGACAAAGTGTTTGATGTATTTAAGGGGCAATTAAACGCTGGGGACCATGCAAAAAAACTCAAAACTCTTTTTGAAGAGAGTTATCTCAAGCACGACAATTTAGCCGATGCAACACGCTATCTGGCTAACGCTTTATTTGAATCTTATGGTTTAGTGATTGTTGATGGAGATGACACTTCACTTAAATCTCTTTTTGCACCTGCTGTACAGCAGGAACTCCTTCAACAAAATGCAATTCGAGAAGTAGAAAAAACCTATGCTATTCTACAGGATTACTTTGTACAAGTAACACCTCGAGATATTAACTTATTTTATATTCAAGACAAACTGCGTGAGCGAATCATCTGGGAAGATAATCGCTATAAGATTAACAATACAACTCTTTCTTTTTCAAGAGAAGAGATCCTGCAAGAGCTCCATAATCATCCAGAACGCTTTAGCCCTAACGTTATTTTACGTCCCTTGTATCAAGAAACAATTTTACCGAATTTGTGTTACATCGGTGGGGGTGGTGAATTAGCGTATTGGTTGCAGTTAAAACCTGTTTTTGACTTACATCAAGTTGATTTTCCGATGCTATTATTGAGAAACTCTGTTTTACTTGCAACAGAAAAACAAGTTAAGAAACTCGATAAACTACAGCTAACTTGGTCAGAGGTCTTTACACCTGCAGCCACATTATTACAACAGAAATCTGCTGAACTATCGGATGTAACATTCGACTTTGAAACACAACGTCAAATCCTACAAGCTCAGTTTGACCAATTAAGAAAAATTGCTCAACAAACAGATGCCTCTTTTATCGGAGCTGTAAATGCACAAGAAAAAAAGCAAATGAAAGGGCTTCATAATCTGGAAAAACGCCTACAAAAAGCAGAGCGCAAGAAGAATAAGGAAATCCTGGATCGCATAATGGCGATTCAACTGGAACTCTTTCCAAAACACAGTTTACAAGAACGCTATTACAACTTTGCTCAATTTTATCAGGAAGCTGGAGATGAATTAATAGAAAAACTCTTTCAACAGCTGAAACCGTTAGAGCAAAAGTTCGACATCCTTATAGTATAA
- a CDS encoding T9SS type B sorting domain-containing protein, whose amino-acid sequence MKKIILLTLLLVSNLIHSQRINIDDVIVICSNQQVVGQTPQSTNYTTLRTPCGPFDPLSSSLALFYVEIKSGSTFTFRISPQAAVDYDFASWKNPNFDNLGPGDRGSQNDGMDAGQYDIGLSLTETMLCEVPGASRWMGNTATVPGLVRYYDVQPGDGILIAVNRWSTTDAGFTLSFGGNAVLNCDLIEKTYEQCDINYDEKEIFDLDLIKTEINNIDQSFTIDFFETEDEATNSTSTTTLSSPYTITTEDSPKSIYARFKRANGLYSKTMKINLVINETPKKPKEPLKYALCYEEIRNKEKIATFDLTKFESKLNENNIGAIDFTYFEPFNDTIIKINNPKKYLSSKRNITIRMTIDEKCPVDIPLQLIINDIDVKSTSFTYSEFCATEIETGLVYDLTKTISTLLANKNQDKYDIQFYPSTEDAENETNVIENPANYLVSYYHEQIISAKITDQNTCPTVSEIHLPATPRFRMKDHLNTACEPYKLPELPEGYAYYVEPNKQGDNIKFNTPESFLYGPKTIYIYAKKDYGLPQLNDCSFEDSFTITTEGCIISKGISPNGDGLNDNWDLTPYGVVNLKIFNRYGIEVYKKTGGYKNEWYGQGSGSTLLPSGTYWYYFESIKGVYSGWIELIH is encoded by the coding sequence ATGAAGAAAATTATACTTCTTACCTTACTACTAGTATCAAATTTAATACATTCTCAGAGAATAAATATAGATGACGTCATAGTAATATGCTCAAACCAACAAGTAGTTGGACAAACGCCACAAAGTACTAATTACACCACATTAAGAACACCATGTGGCCCTTTTGATCCTTTATCTAGTTCATTAGCATTATTTTATGTTGAAATTAAATCTGGTTCAACTTTCACTTTTAGAATCAGTCCACAGGCCGCTGTTGACTATGATTTTGCTTCCTGGAAGAATCCTAACTTTGACAACTTAGGCCCTGGAGACCGAGGTTCTCAAAATGATGGTATGGATGCAGGTCAATATGACATTGGTCTATCCTTGACAGAAACCATGTTATGCGAAGTACCAGGAGCTTCTAGATGGATGGGTAATACGGCAACTGTACCTGGTTTGGTACGCTATTATGATGTACAACCTGGAGATGGTATTCTAATTGCTGTGAATCGTTGGTCTACAACTGATGCTGGTTTTACTTTATCTTTTGGAGGTAATGCTGTTTTAAACTGCGATCTAATAGAAAAGACCTATGAACAATGTGATATAAATTACGATGAAAAAGAAATTTTCGATTTAGATTTAATTAAAACAGAAATTAACAATATCGATCAATCGTTTACTATCGATTTCTTTGAAACTGAAGATGAAGCTACTAATTCTACTTCCACTACGACCTTATCGTCTCCTTATACTATAACAACAGAAGATAGTCCAAAGAGTATTTACGCTCGCTTTAAAAGAGCAAATGGTTTGTATTCTAAAACAATGAAAATCAATTTAGTCATCAACGAAACACCTAAAAAGCCCAAAGAACCTTTAAAATATGCTTTGTGTTATGAGGAAATAAGAAATAAGGAAAAAATTGCAACATTTGACTTGACTAAGTTTGAAAGTAAATTGAATGAAAACAATATTGGAGCTATTGATTTTACTTATTTTGAACCTTTTAACGACACAATCATTAAGATTAACAATCCTAAAAAATATCTCTCATCTAAAAGAAATATTACGATACGCATGACCATTGATGAAAAATGTCCTGTGGACATTCCCCTTCAATTAATTATCAATGATATTGATGTAAAATCTACTTCGTTTACCTATTCTGAGTTTTGTGCTACAGAAATAGAAACTGGGCTTGTTTACGATTTAACCAAAACAATTAGCACGCTACTAGCGAATAAGAATCAAGACAAATATGACATTCAATTTTACCCATCCACAGAAGATGCAGAAAATGAAACGAATGTCATAGAAAATCCAGCCAATTATTTAGTTTCTTACTATCACGAACAAATCATCAGCGCTAAAATAACGGATCAAAATACGTGTCCAACAGTTTCTGAGATTCACTTACCTGCTACCCCAAGATTTAGAATGAAAGACCATTTAAACACAGCATGTGAACCTTATAAACTTCCGGAATTACCCGAGGGATATGCTTATTATGTAGAACCGAATAAACAAGGGGATAATATTAAATTTAATACACCTGAAAGTTTTCTTTATGGTCCTAAAACCATTTATATTTACGCGAAAAAAGACTATGGGTTACCTCAATTAAACGATTGTTCTTTTGAAGATAGCTTTACCATTACAACTGAAGGATGTATCATTTCGAAGGGAATATCACCTAATGGTGATGGTTTGAATGACAATTGGGACCTTACTCCTTATGGCGTTGTCAATTTAAAAATCTTCAATCGCTATGGAATTGAAGTGTACAAGAAAACAGGAGGATACAAAAATGAATGGTATGGACAAGGAAGTGGCAGTACCTTATTGCCAAGTGGAACCTATTGGTACTATTTTGAATCCATCAAAGGAGTTTATTCAGGTTGGATTGAATTAATACATTAA